A section of the Flavobacterium ardleyense genome encodes:
- a CDS encoding isoprenyl transferase has product MDGNGRWAKQQGFLRTIGHENGTKSVRITVEACAKLGIEALTLYAFSTENWNRPKLEVQTLMKLLISSLKKEIKTLQENNIKLNCIGNIDKLPSSAQKQLLEVIEKTKTNSRMTLTLALSYGSREEIVQAVKAISDKVKNNIISTDDIDEVIINQHLYTQNLPDVDLLIRTSGETRISNFLLWQIAYAELYFTDVLWPDFREHHLYEAIADYQKRERRFGKISEQIKL; this is encoded by the coding sequence ATGGATGGCAATGGTCGTTGGGCAAAACAGCAGGGCTTTTTGCGCACTATAGGGCATGAAAATGGTACAAAATCTGTAAGAATTACGGTTGAAGCTTGCGCTAAATTAGGAATTGAAGCGCTCACACTTTATGCGTTTTCTACAGAAAATTGGAATAGACCAAAACTTGAAGTGCAGACATTGATGAAACTTTTAATAAGCTCATTAAAAAAAGAGATTAAAACACTTCAAGAAAACAATATCAAATTAAATTGCATAGGCAATATCGACAAACTACCATCTTCTGCACAAAAACAGCTTTTAGAGGTCATCGAAAAAACCAAAACTAATAGCAGAATGACTCTCACTTTAGCCCTTAGTTATGGATCACGAGAGGAGATTGTACAGGCGGTAAAAGCGATAAGTGACAAAGTTAAAAATAATATAATTTCAACAGACGATATTGATGAGGTAATTATAAATCAGCATCTTTACACGCAAAATTTACCCGACGTTGATCTCCTTATTAGGACTAGCGGCGAAACCAGAATAAGCAACTTTCTGTTGTGGCAGATTGCCTATGCAGAGCTTTACTTTACAGATGTTTTATGGCCAGATTTTAGAGAACATCATTTATATGAAGCTATTGCAGATTATCAAAAACGAGAAAGAAGATTTGGAAAGATTAGTGAACAAATTAAATTATAA
- the porG gene encoding type IX secretion system protein PorG — protein sequence MNRIFSIITLVLSLNFAQAQIHEIGIFGGGSNYVGDVGETQYINPNKLALGILYKWNRSPRHSYRISYTQSSIQGNDADSDETSRIQRGYQFKNSVKEISAGLEFNFFDFNLHELETKITPYIYSGFSYSFYDELYFLNGETREDSNKSTLAIPMTVGVKTNILTNFVLGFEVGARYSFTDNLDGSNPKNNNLDASRFGNINNNDWYIFSGFTLTYTFGEKPCYCAD from the coding sequence ATGAATCGAATATTTTCTATTATTACGTTGGTATTGAGTCTAAATTTCGCGCAAGCGCAAATTCATGAGATAGGCATTTTTGGTGGTGGCAGTAATTATGTAGGAGATGTTGGGGAGACACAATATATAAATCCTAATAAATTGGCGCTTGGAATTTTATACAAATGGAACAGAAGTCCTCGCCACTCCTACCGAATTTCCTATACTCAATCAAGTATTCAAGGAAATGATGCAGATTCTGACGAAACTAGTCGCATACAGCGAGGCTATCAATTTAAGAATAGTGTAAAAGAAATTTCAGCAGGTTTAGAGTTTAACTTTTTTGATTTTAATCTACACGAGCTTGAGACTAAAATAACTCCTTACATTTATTCTGGATTTTCATATAGCTTTTATGACGAATTGTATTTTTTAAATGGCGAAACAAGGGAGGATTCTAATAAATCTACCTTAGCAATTCCGATGACTGTCGGTGTGAAGACTAATATTCTAACCAATTTTGTTTTAGGTTTTGAAGTTGGAGCTCGCTACAGTTTTACAGACAATCTCGATGGTAGTAATCCTAAAAATAACAATTTGGACGCATCTCGATTTGGAAATATTAATAACAACGATTGGTATATTTTCTCAGGATTCACCCTGACTTACACCTTTGGAGAAAAACCGTGTTACTGTGCAGACTAA
- a CDS encoding NAD kinase produces MKVAIYGQYYQESTRPIIRDILSFFNEKKIEMIIEESFLAKIYEKELASRPYTTFSSYKDLDSSFDLFISIGGDGTILRAATLVRDSGIPVLGINAGRLGFLATVQKDNIHEFLQFIIEEKYTTSARTLLSLKCEPDVESIGELNFAMNDVTVNRKDTTSMITIETFLNGEYLSSYWADGLIMSTPTGSTGYSLSCGGPVLTPAVSSLVLTPIAPHNLTARPLVIPDDTEIRLRVTGREDQFLVSLDSRTFSVKNESVLTITKTPFKINMVEIPEESFLKRLRTKLLWGEDKRN; encoded by the coding sequence ATGAAAGTTGCAATTTATGGCCAATATTATCAGGAAAGCACAAGACCCATTATTAGGGACATTCTCAGTTTTTTTAATGAAAAAAAGATTGAGATGATCATTGAAGAATCTTTCTTAGCAAAGATTTACGAAAAGGAGCTAGCCTCAAGACCGTATACCACGTTTTCTAGCTATAAAGATCTAGATAGTAGCTTCGACTTATTTATCAGTATTGGTGGAGATGGTACTATATTGCGCGCTGCTACCTTAGTGCGTGATTCTGGAATTCCAGTATTGGGAATTAATGCGGGACGTCTTGGTTTTCTTGCTACAGTACAAAAAGATAATATTCACGAATTTCTTCAGTTTATTATCGAAGAAAAGTACACTACTTCTGCGCGAACACTACTAAGTTTAAAATGTGAACCTGATGTGGAATCCATCGGAGAACTAAATTTTGCGATGAATGATGTTACAGTCAACAGAAAGGATACCACTTCGATGATAACAATCGAAACATTTCTAAACGGTGAATATCTTAGCTCATATTGGGCTGATGGCCTTATTATGTCAACACCAACTGGCTCTACCGGATATTCCCTTAGTTGTGGCGGGCCTGTGCTTACACCAGCTGTAAGCAGTCTTGTACTTACCCCAATTGCTCCTCATAATTTGACCGCTAGACCATTGGTGATTCCCGATGATACCGAAATACGATTGCGAGTTACTGGCAGAGAAGATCAATTTTTAGTATCCCTCGATTCTAGAACATTTTCTGTAAAAAATGAATCAGTACTTACGATAACAAAAACTCCTTTCAAGATAAATATGGTTGAAATACCCGAAGAGTCCTTTTTAAAACGACTTAGAACGAAACTATTATGGGGTGAAGACAAGCGCAATTAA